Within the Thermosynechococcaceae cyanobacterium Okahandja genome, the region TCCTCGACATTGCCTACCTCATTTTGAAAAGCGCCCTCTTTCGGGAAGAAAGCCGTGGTGGCCATTACCGCCAAGATTATCCGCAGCCAGATCCCGCATGGCAAATGCATACCCTCATCTGGGGTGAGCACTGGCAAAAAACCCCCATTCAAGGCGGGCGCACCTCACTGCCAGACTGCCCCAATAAATTTGGTTCTAGCTAGCGGACAAGGAGATTTTTGATCTAGAATAGGGAACGCTCCAAAGGGAGAGATGGCTGAGTGGTCGAAAGCGGCAGATTGCTAATCTGTTGATAGGCAGGTAACTCCTATCCGAGGGTTCGAATCCCTCTCTCTCCGTTATCACAGTTCAGGGTGATGGCAGGCGACCGTACTGATCCTCAAAGCGCACAATATCATCCTCGCCAAGGTAGGCACCGGACTGCACCTCAATCATTTCCAAGGGAATTTTGCCCGGATTAGCCAAGCGGTGAACCGCCCCAATGGGAATATAGGTGGACTCGTTTTCCGTTAGCAGAAACGTTTTGCCATTGCAGGTGACTTCGGCGGTGCCACTGACCACAATCCAGTGCTCGGCACGGTGGTGGTGCTGCTGCAACGAAAGGCTGGCTCCAGGTTTGACGGTAATCCGCTTAACCTGAAAGCGATGCCCCTGATCAATCGAGTCGTAGGCCCCCCATGGCCGATAAACTTGGCGGTGAGACTGAGCTTCGGGCCGCTGTCGCTGTTGTAAATCTTCCACCAGCCGCTTGACCTCTTGGGCGGCCTCCTGCTGGGCAATGAGTACCGCATCCGCCGTTTCCACCACAATGAGGTTTTCAACCCCAAGAAGGGTCACCAAACGGTGCTGACTGTGAACCAAACAGTCTTTGCTATTGTAGGTGAGCACATCACCCCGACAGCTATTGCCCAACTCGTCCTTGGGGGTCACCTCCCACAGGCTAGACCAAGAGCCAACATCGCTCCAGCCGCACTCTAAGGGAACCGTTGCCGCCTTCGCGGTTTTTTCCATCACCGCATAGTCCACAGAAATGGCCGCGCATTGGGCAAAGGGGTCTTGGGCAAGACGGGTAAAATCTAAATCCTGCCGCCCTTGGTGCAGCGCCAACCGACACTGCTGCACAATCTCGGGTTGGTATTGCCCGAGCTCCTCTAAGAAGGTTTGGGCACGGAAGAGGAAGATGCCGCTATTCCAACGGTAGTTCCCCGCTTGCAGGTAGGCTTCGGCGGTGGCCAGATCAGGTTTTTCAACAAACGTGCTCACCCGGTGCGTATGGGGATACGGCAGCGGCTCACCGCAGCAAAGGTAGCCGTAGCCCGTGTGGGGGCACGTCGGTGTAATGCCAAAGGTCACTAACCAGTCTGCGCGGGCGGGCACCATTGCCCACTGCAAACTGCGCTGAAAGGCAGCCACATCTTGGATAAAGTGATCCGCGGGCAGAACCAACAGGAGGGCATCGGTTTTGAGGATATCCGTCACGTACAGGGCGGCAGTGGCAATTGCCGGAGCCGTATTGCGTCCCACCGGTTCCAATAAAATTTGTGTGGGCGTGACCCCGAGTTGCTGAAACTGCTCGGCCACCAAAAAGCGATGATGCTCATTAGCCATGACTAGGGGGGGCTGCACCATGGGTAACCCCTCTACTCGCTGCCATGTTTGCTGCAGCAGGCTCGTGCCATCCCCGGTGAGGGTAATAAACTGCTTCGGGTGCGTCTGGCGCGACAGCGGCCACAGGCGACTGCCGGATCCCCCTGACAAAATAACGGGAATACAGTTCACCGGCCCCTCCTTCGGTCTGCCCAGTTTGCTTGACCGTATTCTATTATGGCGACAATGGCTTAGCGTGATGGGATGTTTCAGTTAATTACGGTTTTTTGGGCGTTTATTTTTATTGGTGTTCTGTTGCTGGTTGGGCGAATAGTGCGCCAACGCTGGGCGTTAATGCGATCGCTGTATATGCCCAGTTCAATTATTGCCGGGGTTGTGGGGTTACTCCTTGGGCCGGCGGTACTCGGGGCGATCGCTCAAGCCTTCAACCCAGATACCCCATGGGTCAATGGCCTCTTTGCCGAAGACATCCGTGAGGTGTGGCGGCAGTCCCCCGGCATTTTTATCAACATTGTTTTTGCCTGTTTATTCCTAGGCGAAGTGATCCCCAGTCCGCGGGAAATTTGGCAAAAAGCATCGCCACAGGTGGCCTTTGGTCAGATTTTGGCTTGGGGGCAGTACGTGGTGGGGTTGGGGTTGACCTTGCTCATCCTTGTGCCGCTGTTCAATGTGGACCCGGTAATGGGGGCGCTGATTGAAGTGGCCTTTGAGGGGGGGCATGGCACGGCAGCAGGGATGGCCGCAACGTTTACAGAGCTCAATTTTGCCGCCGGAGCCGATATGGCCTTAGGC harbors:
- a CDS encoding mannose-1-phosphate guanylyltransferase/mannose-6-phosphate isomerase, with product MNCIPVILSGGSGSRLWPLSRQTHPKQFITLTGDGTSLLQQTWQRVEGLPMVQPPLVMANEHHRFLVAEQFQQLGVTPTQILLEPVGRNTAPAIATAALYVTDILKTDALLLVLPADHFIQDVAAFQRSLQWAMVPARADWLVTFGITPTCPHTGYGYLCCGEPLPYPHTHRVSTFVEKPDLATAEAYLQAGNYRWNSGIFLFRAQTFLEELGQYQPEIVQQCRLALHQGRQDLDFTRLAQDPFAQCAAISVDYAVMEKTAKAATVPLECGWSDVGSWSSLWEVTPKDELGNSCRGDVLTYNSKDCLVHSQHRLVTLLGVENLIVVETADAVLIAQQEAAQEVKRLVEDLQQRQRPEAQSHRQVYRPWGAYDSIDQGHRFQVKRITVKPGASLSLQQHHHRAEHWIVVSGTAEVTCNGKTFLLTENESTYIPIGAVHRLANPGKIPLEMIEVQSGAYLGEDDIVRFEDQYGRLPSP